One Siniperca chuatsi isolate FFG_IHB_CAS linkage group LG3, ASM2008510v1, whole genome shotgun sequence genomic region harbors:
- the LOC122873991 gene encoding Kv channel-interacting protein 2-like isoform X1 — translation MKSRSQDQSLSDSRELDRSYDPLTGNPPSKPNKKTIKQRLLKLLPCCRSGSSPSINQRSITDEAELSTVCYRPEGLDRLVQQTNFSKKELQVLYRGFKNECPSGVVNEETFKSIYSQFFPHGDSSMYAHFLFEAFDTHNNGAVSFEDFVISLSIILRGSITDKLHWAFNLYDLNKDGCITREEMTDIMHSIYDMMGKYTHPSMKDNAPKEHVDNFFQKMDKNNDGVVTIEEFLETCQKDENIMQSMHLFDNVI, via the exons ATGAAATCCAGGAGTCAGGACCAGAGTTTGTCTGACTCCAGAGAGCTGGACAGATCTTACGACCCACTGACAG GTAATCCACCATCCAAACCCAATAAAAAGACCATAAAGCAGAGGCTCCTCAAACTGCTCCCCTGCTGTCGCTCTGGCTCCAGCCCTTCAATTAATCAAA GAAGTATAACTGACGAGGCTGAACTGTCGACAGTGTGTTACAGACCGGAGGGGCTCGACCGTCTCGTACAGCAGACCAACTTCAGCAAGAAGGAGCTGCAGGTCCTCTACCGGGGGTTCAAAAAT GAGTGTCCCAGCGGTGTGGTGAATGAAGAGACTTTTAAAAGCATCTACTCCCAGTTCTTCCCTCACGGAG ATTCAAGTATGTATGCACATTTCCTGTTTGAAGCTTTTGACACCCATAACAACGGAGCGGTCAGCTTTGAG GACTTTGTTATAAGTCTGTCCATCATCTTGAGAGGGTCCATCACTGATAAACTCCACTGGGCCTTTAATCTGTATGATCTCAACAAAGACGGCTGCATCACCAGAGAG GAGATGACAGATATTATGCACTCCATCTATGACATGATGGGGAAGTATACCCACCCCAGCATGAAGGATAATGCTCCCAAGGAGCATGTTGACAACTTCTTCCAG aaaatggaCAAGAACAACGACGGAGTGGTCACCATCGAGGAGTTCTTGGAGACATGCCAAAAG GATGAAAACATCATgcagtccatgcatttgtttgaCAATGTGATCTAA
- the LOC122873991 gene encoding Kv channel-interacting protein 2-like isoform X2: MKSRSQDQSLSDSRELDRSYDPLTGNPPSKPNKKTIKQRLLKLLPCCRSGSSPSINQRSITDEAELSTVCYRPEGLDRLVQQTNFSKKELQECPSGVVNEETFKSIYSQFFPHGDSSMYAHFLFEAFDTHNNGAVSFEDFVISLSIILRGSITDKLHWAFNLYDLNKDGCITREEMTDIMHSIYDMMGKYTHPSMKDNAPKEHVDNFFQKMDKNNDGVVTIEEFLETCQKDENIMQSMHLFDNVI; encoded by the exons ATGAAATCCAGGAGTCAGGACCAGAGTTTGTCTGACTCCAGAGAGCTGGACAGATCTTACGACCCACTGACAG GTAATCCACCATCCAAACCCAATAAAAAGACCATAAAGCAGAGGCTCCTCAAACTGCTCCCCTGCTGTCGCTCTGGCTCCAGCCCTTCAATTAATCAAA GAAGTATAACTGACGAGGCTGAACTGTCGACAGTGTGTTACAGACCGGAGGGGCTCGACCGTCTCGTACAGCAGACCAACTTCAGCAAGAAGGAGCTGCAG GAGTGTCCCAGCGGTGTGGTGAATGAAGAGACTTTTAAAAGCATCTACTCCCAGTTCTTCCCTCACGGAG ATTCAAGTATGTATGCACATTTCCTGTTTGAAGCTTTTGACACCCATAACAACGGAGCGGTCAGCTTTGAG GACTTTGTTATAAGTCTGTCCATCATCTTGAGAGGGTCCATCACTGATAAACTCCACTGGGCCTTTAATCTGTATGATCTCAACAAAGACGGCTGCATCACCAGAGAG GAGATGACAGATATTATGCACTCCATCTATGACATGATGGGGAAGTATACCCACCCCAGCATGAAGGATAATGCTCCCAAGGAGCATGTTGACAACTTCTTCCAG aaaatggaCAAGAACAACGACGGAGTGGTCACCATCGAGGAGTTCTTGGAGACATGCCAAAAG GATGAAAACATCATgcagtccatgcatttgtttgaCAATGTGATCTAA